The following are from one region of the Fusarium verticillioides 7600 chromosome 1, whole genome shotgun sequence genome:
- a CDS encoding inosine-5'-monophosphate dehydrogenase IMD4, which produces MSALVLDYTTALEVLKEYKQKDGLDIHELMDTTKHGGLTYNDFLLLPGYIGFAASEVTLDAPITKRITLKTPFVSSPMDTVTEHEMAIHMALQGGLGVIHHNCSPEAQADMVRKVKRYENGFILDPIVIDRNTTVGEAKALKEKWGFGGFPVTADGKLGSKLLGIVTNRDLQFEEDLDQPVSNVMVTDLVTAPEHVTLLEANKSLSKSKKGKLPIVDKDFNLVSMISRSDLTKNQHFPNASKLPDSKQLLCAAAIGTRPEDKLRLKKLVDAGLDIVILDSSQGNSMYQIEMIKWVKSEFPGVDVIGGNVVTREQAASLIAAGVDGLRIGMGSGSACITQEVMAVGRPQAAAVYSVSRFAARFGVPCIADGGIQNVGHIVKGLALGASTIMMGGLLAGTTESPGTSFVSREGKLVKAYRGMGSIDAMQDKKAGNGGKDSQKSNAGTARYFSEGDSVLVAQGVSGAVAHRGSINKFVPYLAAGLKHSLQDSGMTSLKTMHESAEAGELRFELRTASAQLEGNVNMESYEKKLYA; this is translated from the exons ATGTCTGCCTTGGTCCTTGACTACACCACAGCCCTCGAGGTGCTGAAGGAGTACAAGCAGAAGGATGGTCTCGACATCCACGAGCTTATGGACACAACCAAGCACGGCGGTCTTACCTATAATGACTTCCTGCTTCTGCCCGGCTACATTGGCTTCGCTGCCTCTGAGGTCACCCTCGATGCGCCCATCACTAAGCGCATTACTCTCAAGACCCCCTTCGTCTCGTCTCCCATGGACACTGTCACGGAGCACGAGATGGCTATCCACATGGCTCTCCAgggtggtcttggtgttaTTCATCACAACTGCTCTCCTGAGGCCCAGGCCGATATGGTCCGCAAGGTCAAGCGATACGAGAACGGGTTCATCCTCGACCCTATCGTCATTGATCGCAACACCACTGTTGGTGAGGCTAAAGCTCTGAAGGAGAAGTGGGGTTTCGGTGGTTTCCCAGTCACTG CcgatggcaagcttggttCCAAGCTGCTTGGTATTGTTACCAACCGAGACCTACAgttcgaggaggatcttgaccagccTGTATCCAATGTCATGGTTACTGACCTTGTCACTGCTCCCGAGCACGTCACTCTCCTCGAAGCCAACAAAAGTctttccaagtccaagaagggcaagctgCCCATTGTCGACAAGGATTTCAACCTGGTCTCTATGATCTCTCGCTCCGATTTGACCAAGAACCAGCACTTCCCCAATGCCTCCAAGCTTCCCGACAGCAAACAGCTCCTTTGCGCTGCTGCCATTGGTACTCGCCCCGAGGACAAGCTTcgcctcaagaagctggttgaCGCTGGTCTTGACATCGTTATCCTTGACAGCTCTCAGGGTAACAGCATGTACCAgattgagatgatcaagtgGGTGAAGAGTGAGTTCCCTGGTGTCGATGTCATTGGCGGAAACGTCGTGACTCGAGAGCAGGCTGCGTCTCTGATCGCTGCTGGTGTCGACGGTCTCCGAATCGGTATGGGCAGTGGCTCCGCCTGTATTACACAGGAGGTTATGGCTGTCGGCCGTCCTCAAGCCGCCGCTGTCTACAGCGTCAGCCGCTTCGCTGCCCGCTTCGGTGTTCCTTGTATCGCCGATGGTGGTATCCAGAACGTTGGCCACATCGTCAAGGGCCTTGCTCTGGGTGCTTCTACCATCATGATGGGTGGTCTCTTGGCTGGTACCACTGAGTCTCCCGGTACTTCTTTCGTCTCCCGCGAGGGTAAGCTCGTTAAGGCTTACCGAGGTATGGGAAGTATCGATGCTATgcaggacaagaaggccgGTAACGGTGGTAAGGACAGCCAGAAGAGCAATGCTGGTACTGCCCGTTACTTTTCTGAGGGTGATAGCGTCCTGGTTGCTCAGGGTGTCTCTGGCGCTGTTGCTCACCGAGG TTCGATCAACAAGTTTGTCCCCTATCTTGCTGCTGGACTCAAGCACTCTCTCCAGGACAGTGGTATGACCAGCCTTAAGACTATGCACGAGAGTGCCGAGGCCGGTGAGCTGCGCTTCGAGCTTCGAACAGCCAGCGCCCAGTTGGAGGGCAACGTCAACATGGAGTCatatgagaagaagctttATGCGTAA
- a CDS encoding inosine-5'-monophosphate dehydrogenase IMD4 — MSALVLDYTTALEVLKEYKQKDGLDIHELMDTTKHGGLTYNDFLLLPGYIGFAASEVTLDAPITKRITLKTPFVSSPMDTVTEHEMAIHMALQGGLGVIHHNCSPEAQADMVRKVKRYENGFILDPIVIDRNTTVGEAKALKEKWGFGGFPVTADGKLGSKLLGIVTNRDLQFEEDLDQPVSNVMVTDLVTAPEHVTLLEANKSLSKSKKGKLPIVDKDFNLVSMISRSDLTKNQHFPNASKLPDSKQLLCAAAIGTRPEDKLRLKKLVDAGLDIVILDSSQGNSMYQIEMIKWVKSEFPGVDVIGGNVVTREQAASLIAAGVDGLRIGMGSGSACITQEVMAVGRPQAAAVYSVSRFAARFGVPCIADGGIQNVGHIVKGLALGASTIMMGGLLAGTTESPGTSFVSREGKLVKAYRGMGSIDAMQDKKAGNGGKDSQKSNAGTARYFSEGDSVLVAQGVSGAVAHRG, encoded by the exons ATGTCTGCCTTGGTCCTTGACTACACCACAGCCCTCGAGGTGCTGAAGGAGTACAAGCAGAAGGATGGTCTCGACATCCACGAGCTTATGGACACAACCAAGCACGGCGGTCTTACCTATAATGACTTCCTGCTTCTGCCCGGCTACATTGGCTTCGCTGCCTCTGAGGTCACCCTCGATGCGCCCATCACTAAGCGCATTACTCTCAAGACCCCCTTCGTCTCGTCTCCCATGGACACTGTCACGGAGCACGAGATGGCTATCCACATGGCTCTCCAgggtggtcttggtgttaTTCATCACAACTGCTCTCCTGAGGCCCAGGCCGATATGGTCCGCAAGGTCAAGCGATACGAGAACGGGTTCATCCTCGACCCTATCGTCATTGATCGCAACACCACTGTTGGTGAGGCTAAAGCTCTGAAGGAGAAGTGGGGTTTCGGTGGTTTCCCAGTCACTG CcgatggcaagcttggttCCAAGCTGCTTGGTATTGTTACCAACCGAGACCTACAgttcgaggaggatcttgaccagccTGTATCCAATGTCATGGTTACTGACCTTGTCACTGCTCCCGAGCACGTCACTCTCCTCGAAGCCAACAAAAGTctttccaagtccaagaagggcaagctgCCCATTGTCGACAAGGATTTCAACCTGGTCTCTATGATCTCTCGCTCCGATTTGACCAAGAACCAGCACTTCCCCAATGCCTCCAAGCTTCCCGACAGCAAACAGCTCCTTTGCGCTGCTGCCATTGGTACTCGCCCCGAGGACAAGCTTcgcctcaagaagctggttgaCGCTGGTCTTGACATCGTTATCCTTGACAGCTCTCAGGGTAACAGCATGTACCAgattgagatgatcaagtgGGTGAAGAGTGAGTTCCCTGGTGTCGATGTCATTGGCGGAAACGTCGTGACTCGAGAGCAGGCTGCGTCTCTGATCGCTGCTGGTGTCGACGGTCTCCGAATCGGTATGGGCAGTGGCTCCGCCTGTATTACACAGGAGGTTATGGCTGTCGGCCGTCCTCAAGCCGCCGCTGTCTACAGCGTCAGCCGCTTCGCTGCCCGCTTCGGTGTTCCTTGTATCGCCGATGGTGGTATCCAGAACGTTGGCCACATCGTCAAGGGCCTTGCTCTGGGTGCTTCTACCATCATGATGGGTGGTCTCTTGGCTGGTACCACTGAGTCTCCCGGTACTTCTTTCGTCTCCCGCGAGGGTAAGCTCGTTAAGGCTTACCGAGGTATGGGAAGTATCGATGCTATgcaggacaagaaggccgGTAACGGTGGTAAGGACAGCCAGAAGAGCAATGCTGGTACTGCCCGTTACTTTTCTGAGGGTGATAGCGTCCTGGTTGCTCAGGGTGTCTCTGGCGCTGTTGCTCACCGAGGGTAA